A stretch of DNA from Acidobacteriota bacterium:
AATACTTGGTTGAACCCAAGCCGGGACTCTCATTCGCGCGTAACACCGCCGTGCGCAACTGCCCGGGCGACTTGCTGGCTTTCACGGATGATGACGTGCTGGTGACAGAGGATTGGCTCAGCGATTTGCACGGTGAATTCAGCGCCGATCCGCAATTGCAACTGCTGTGCGGGCGCGTGCTGCTGGCGCGGGCGGAACTGGTGCCGGTCGCCTTTATGGATGTGAATGAGCGCCTGGTTGTGCGTTACCCGAACATCGGTGAACCGGTGATGGGCGCGAATATGATCATCCGGCGCAGCTTGTTTGAAGAGATTGGCTTGTTTGATGAGCGCTTGGGCGCGGGCCGATTTTTTGCGGGCGGTGAAGATACCGAGTTTGTTTATCGCGCGCTCAAGGCCGGTCATTACATGCTTTACGCGCCCAACGTGCTGGTCTATCACGATCACGACCGGGTCACCGAGGCGCAAGCAGAGCACTTGGAATACAGCTACGGCAAATCGTATGCGGCCTATCTGTTCAAACACATACTGCGGGGCGATGGCTATGCGGCGCGCGCGTTTTATTGGTCTTCGCTGGGTTTTTTGAAGCGGCTGGAACGGCAGCCGGATGAACCGGAAGCTAAATGGCGGCGGCGGCGCGCGCATGTGCGCGGCATTTTAGTAGGGTTGCTGACCTCACCCTGGGTGATGGGTTGGCGCAGTGGTGAAACACGCTTGTAAGTACAGCAAGCTTTCCAGCTTGCTGAGGCGTGGCTGAGAGTGCAGTCCAGCTTTGGAGGCGTTTTCGGCCAGCGGCAGCAAGTTGGAAAGCTTGCTGTACGGTTCGTGATGGTGCCGGAAACGGTGACAGAAAGGGTGACAGGCATGGTGACGGAGTTAGCATTGGGCATGGTGACAGGTGCGGGGTTGGCGCAGCGCTGGCAAGCGGCGCTGTTGTTGGAAGGCGAGACCGATTTGATTGAAAGCAGCGTGCGCGAATTGACCGAGTATTTCGGCATCAGCCGCGTGGATGCGTTGGAAGCCTGTGTGACGGCCTTACGCGAATCCAAACGCGAGTGGGAAGCCGATCCGCGCGAGACGCCCGCTGACATCGAAGCGTTTTACCGCACGACGCGCAGCTATTTGTTTGAACACCTGTGGTGGCACGCGACCGACCCGGAGGAATGCGCGGTCAACGTGGCCCTACTGGATTACGCGCGCGGCATCGGCGCGTATGAATACCTGGATTTTGGTTCCGGCGTGGGCGCGAATGCGATCCTGTTCGCGCGCCACGGTTTGAAAGTCACACTCGCCGATATTTCTCCCACGATGCTGGCGTTCGCGCGCTGGCGCTTGCAGCGGCGTGGTTTACACGCCGAGTTTATTGATCTCAATCACCAAGCTTTGCCGCGCCAGCAATTCGCCTTTGCGACGGCGGTGGATGTGCTGGAACACCTCTGCGACCCGGCGGCTGAAATGGAGCAGATCAGCCAGGCGTTGGTGGGCGGCGGTGTCTTTGCGTTCAACTTCCGCGCCGGACACGACCCCGAGCGCCCGATGCATATTTTGCCCACCGGCGCGCCGATCTTTCAGGCCCTGCGCGGTTGCGGATTGCGCGCGCTCACGTTGCGCGGCGACCTCGGTGCGGAATTGCAGCACCGCGAGTTTCATTGCGCCAAACGCATCCCCCAAAGCCGCGTGCGAAGCTGGGGCTATCAGGCGCTGGATTTGGTTTATCAGAGCGACCGCATGCAGCAATGGCTGCGCTGGGCGAGTTGAGTGAATTGCTCGCATTTGTCATTTGAGATTTGTCATTGGTCATTGTCTGGTGCGCCGCGCTGCAATTCCAATTCAATGACAAGTGAACGGTGACAAACGAACAATGAAAAATGGGTAGTGGTAAAAATGTAATGCTGCATTTTGCAGCCGCGTAGCGGCGACCTGAATTTAGCCCGGCGTTTCAACGCCGGGTAGCATCGTTCATAGTGCCCGCGTCGCGTCGCGACGGTTGAAACTGAGGCTCGCTACGCGACAAAAACGGACGAGCATTACATTTTTACCACTACCGAAAAATGAAAGCCCACTACAACAGGTGCTTCGTTGTCTGTCATCAGCAAAAGTATGTTGATTGATGTCATTATCCCCACCTTCAATCGCGCCGCGTTGCTCGAACGCGCCGTTCGCAGTGTGCTCGACGCACGCTGTGACGGGGGCTTTGAGGCCGTGGTGACGGTGGTGGATAACAACTCGACCGATGACACGGCGCAAGTGGTCGCGCGGCTGACGGCTGAAACGCCCACCAGCGCGCAAAGCCGGGTGCGTTACCTGCACGAAAAACGGCAAGGCAAATCGCATGCGGTCAACGCCGCATTGGTGGCGACGCACGGCGACATTGTCGCGCTGGCCGATGACGATCAATGGATGGACGCCGAGTGGCTGAATGTGATTCAGCGCGCGCTCGGCGAAGGCTTTGATTTTGTGACCGGCCCGGTGGAGGGCGATTGGCAAGCCGCGCCGCCGCCCTGGTATGACGACCGGTTGCGCGGCGTGTTGTCGCTGAACAGTTGGGGCGACCGGCGCATCGTTTACCGCGATGACGAAAACCAGCGCGCCCGCAGCATCTCTGGCGGCAACGTCGCCTTGCGGCGCAGCGTGCTGGGACGCGTCGGTCTGTGCTATCACCCCGAATTGGGCAAAACCGCCGACACCTTTGCGATGGGTGAAGATTCCGAATTGTTCCTGCGCCTGCGCCGCGCCGGCGCCCGCGGCCTGTATGAACCGCAGATGAAGGTTTCGCATCTGGTACCGCGTGAACGGCTGACTAAAAAATACTTTCGCGCCTGGCATCGCGGCTACGGCGCGTCAGTCGCGTTGCTCGATCAATTGCACCCGCAACCGGTCAGTTACTTTTGCGGCGTGCCGCGCTTTATGTTGCGGCAAACCGTCGAAGCCCTGCCGAAAATGCTGGCGGCGCGCTGGCGTGGCGATTTGCCGGGCAGTTTCGCGCAAGAGTTGCACTTCTGGTTCATGCTCGGCTTTTTGCAAGGCCGGCGCGCGCCAAAACCAGACCTCAGACCACAGACTTCAGACCTCAGACCGTTCAGTGGCTAAAGTCAGCAAATTTTGCGGTCAGACCACAGACACAGGTGTCCGTGGTCTGAAGTCTGAAGTCTGAAGTCTGAAGTCTGTGGTCTGAAGTCTGTTTATGACAATTAGCGTCATCATTCCTGCCTATAACGTGGCGTCTTACATCGGCGAAACGCTCGATTCATTGCTGGCTCAAACCTATACCGATTACGAAGTCGTCGTCATCAACGACGGTTCGACCGATGACACCGAAGCGGCCATCGCCCCTTATCGCGAGCGGTTTGGCGAACGGATGTTTTATCAACGGCAGGCGAACAACGGTTTGGCCAAAGCGCGCAACGCGGGCTTGCGCGCCGCGCGCGGGCGTTACATCGCCTTGCTGGATGCCGACGATCTCTGGGTGCCGGAGTTTTTGGAAAAAATGCTGGCCTTGCTCGAAAGCGATCCGGCGCTTGATTTGGTGTTCCCGAACGCCTGGTTCTGGGGCTCGCCGAATTTTTCCGGGCGGGAGTTCCAAGCGGTTTTCCCGGCTAGCGAACCGGTGACGTTTGAAAAGGTGTTGCGGCGCGAGTGCTATGTCTTCGGCCTGGTGCTTTTCAAACGCGAACTGCTGGAAACGGTTGGCTATTACGACGAAGCGTTGGGCGCGTCCGAAGATTTCGATCTGTGGTTGCGCATGTTGCGGCAAGGTTGCCGCTTCGGCTTCACGCGCGAACCGCTGGTGCAATACCGCTGGCGCGCCGAGTCGCTTTCCAACAACAGCGACAAATTGCTCAACAACCTGAGCAAGGTCTATCACAAATGGCTGCGCGATCCGGCCATTACCACCGAACAGCGCGCGTTGATCGAAGCGCAACTGCGCGACGCCGACGCCATGCTCAACTGGTCGCTTTACCGCGCCAAACTGCAATCCGGCGATTACCAACTAGCGGCGCAGCATCTGGCGCTGGCGAACGCGCATTATCGCAAGCTGAAACTCTCGCTAGTGCAACTGGGCTTGCGTGTCGTGCCGGGCTTGGTGGCCAAACTGGCGGCGCGGTAAAGGCTAAAGAAACGCGTGGGCAATTTCCTACTCATCAGCGGCACCGGCGAAGCGGCGGCAACAGCCTGGCGCAACGGATTGGCGCAGGCACAGCGCCTCAAAGGCAGCGCCCCGGCGCGTGTCTTGGAAACCGCTGGCTTGTGGGTGGCTTCCTTCGCCCGCCAAAACGGTTCAGGCGCGCCGTTGCTGCGCGACGAAGCCACAGGCAATTGGCTGCTGGCCGTGGGCAGTTGGTTTCATGCGGATGGATATGGCACGGGTGCTGAGGCGCGCTTGTTGGCGCGCTTGGCGCAAGTGGGCAGCGCGCAAGTCGCACAGGAACTCTCCGGCTTTTTCACCTTACTGTTTGGTGAGGCGCACAGCGGCGCGACCTTCGTCAGCACCGATTTGATCGGCAGCCGCCATGCTTTTTATCGAGAGTTCCCGTGGGGCGTGGCCTTGGCGAGTTCATCGTTGTTGCTCGCCAGTCTGGAAACGGCGGCGCTCGACCTGCTCGGCTGCGAAGAATTTTTGCGCACGGGCATCGTTTACGAAGACCGCAGCTTTTTCCGCGCCGTGCGCAAACTCGCGCCAGCCAGCGTCTATCAGCTTGCTGCAGGTAAGCTGGGCGTGCCGCAGCGCTATTGGCATTTCAACCAACTGACGCCCGAATCGCTCAAAGGCGACCAAGCGGTCGAAGCCTTCGGCGCCAGCCTCACCGCCGCCGCGCGCCAGGTCGGGCAAGCGTTCCCGCGCATCATCGGCGATCTGACCGGCGGCTATGATTCGCGCGCGTTGACGGCGGCGTTGCTGACGGCGGGCGTGCCGTTTGAGACGACTGTCTCAGGCGCGGCCAATGCGCCGGATGTCGTGATTGCGCGCGGCTTGGCCGGGATCACAGGCCAGCCGCATCATCCGGTGACGGTCAATCCCCAAGTCAGTTTCGCGCAGACGCAACAGGCGCTGGCGTTGACGGATGGCGAGGCCGACATCGTCGAATACGCGCGCAATGTTTTGCCGGTGCACGCGGGCACGGCGCGGCAATACGACATCAGCCTCAACGGTTCGTTTGGCGAAGTCGCGCGCGGCTATTGGTGGGAGTTGTTGTTGCCGCACACGGGCGCGCGCACGCCGCTGGCTGCGCGCAAAGTGGCGGCGGCGCGTTACGTCGTTGATCCCGGCAGCCCGCAACTGTTCGCCGCGCCGCTTGATCTGATCGCGCACTTTGCCGCCGTGATCGAACGCGCCAACGCGGGCTTGCAAGATTGGCCGAACACGGCGCAGATGGATCACGCCTATTTGCAGTTGCGCATGCAACGCTGGCAGGGGCGCATGGCGACCAGCACCGATCAAATCCGCACGTGTTTATCGCCATTGATGTTTCGCCCGGTGCTGGAAACGATGCTGCAAACCGAACAGCGCTTGCGCCAGCGCAGCCTGTTGGTGCGCCGCATGCTCAAACGCTTGCAACCCCGGCTGGCGGCCTATCCGCTCGAACACGGTTATCCGGCTGAACCGCTCACGCTCGGCAATGCGCATCGTTTCGCGCCGCTGCTGACCGGTTACGGGCGCAAGGTGTGGGACAAAGGTTGGCGTGTGTTGGGTGTGCGGCGCGCTTCGTCGGTTGAGCGGGCGTTTGAACCAGCGCGCGTGCAATTGTGGCGCGAGGAAGCCGTGCGCGAGTTGTTGCAACCTGCCACGATGTGCTTGCGCGATTGGCTGGGCAGGGAACGCTTGCAAATGTTTCTCGACGCTTCGCTACAAATGAATTTTCCATACGAACAGCAATGGGCGCGGTTGTTGAGTTTGGAGTGTGCGTTGCGCGCGGCTGATGGCTGAGAAAATCAAAATTCTGCACGTGCTCGATTCGCTCAATGTCGGCGGGATGGAACGCGTCGTCATCAACGTCGCCAACGGCCTCGACCCGGCGCGGTTTGAACAAGCCGTCTGTTGCATCTCGCGCTTGGGCACGGCGGCGCATTTGCTGGACGCGCACGTCCAGCGGTTTGACATGGGCAAAGGCGACGAACGTGCGCTGTTGATGCCGTGGCAAATTGCCAAGCTCATGCGCCGCGAACGGCCCGACATCATTCACACGCAAAGCTGGGCTGGGATGGATGGGGTAATTGCGCGCACGCTCGCGCGACAGGGCAAATTGGTGCACAGCGAACACGGGCGCAATTTGCCCTACATTCACCACGAACCGCCGAAGCGCAAACTGGCGCGGCGTTGCGCGTATGAATTGGCCGATGCCGTTTTTGTCGTTTCCGAAGAGATGCGCCAATACTTTTGCCGCGAGACGGGCTTCGCGCCGGCACGTATGCGCGTGATTCACAACGGCGTGGACGTGGCGGGAATCGAACGCGCCGATCCGGTTGGTGTGCGCGAAGAGCTTGGCTTGTCGCCAACTGACTTTGTCATCGGCACGGTCGCGCGCTTTCAGGAAACCAAAGACTTGCCAACACTCGTGCGCGCCTTTGCCCAATTGCGACAGCGTCAGGCGCACGTCAAGTTACTCTTGATCGGCGATGGCGCTGAACGCGGACGGTTGGAACAGTTGGCATTGGAGTTGAGTGTTGCGGCAGATGTCATCATCACCGGCATCCGCCACGACGTGCCGCGTTTGCTGCGTGCGCTGGATGCGTTCGCGCTTTCTTCGCTTTCCGAAGGTCTGCCGATTTCGGTGCTTGAAGCGCTGGCCGCCGCGCTGCCGGTGGTGACGACCCGCGTCGGGATGTTGCCAGAGATGTTGCGCGAAGGCGAGAATGGTTTCCTCGTTGCGCCGGGCGATGTTGCCGTGCTGGCCGAACGGCTGGAACGGCTCGTCATCAACCACGACCTTGCGCGCCGCCTGGGCGCTGTCGGCAAACAGACGGTCGAACGCGATTACAGCTTGGCCGCGATGCTGCGGCGTTATGAAGAATTGTATTTGTCACTTGTTGGGGCGGTACCGCGCGCGTGAGCAAGCGGAGTCGGGAAGCCAAAACTTGTTGGGGCGGTACCGCGCGCGTGAGCAAGCGGAGTCGGGAAGCCAAAACTATTCGGCAGAAATTCAAGTCACCGCTTGCTGACGCGCGCGGTACTGCATCAGAGAGGAACATGCGAATCACCAGGGTTTACACCAAGTCCGGCGACCAGGGCGACACGTCGTTGGTGGACGGCAGCCGCGTCAGCAAGGCCGATTTGCGCGTGGCGTCTTATGGCGATGTGGACGAATTGAATTCGGTGCTGGGACTGGCACGCGTGGGCCTAACTGACGCGCAACTCGATGCCGTGCTCGGACGCATTCAAAACGAACTCTTCGTGCTCGGCGCCGACTTAGCCAGCCCCGCTCACATCGCCGTGCCGCGCGTGAACGAAGCCTTGGTTGTGGCGCTCGAACACGACATTGATTTGCTGAATGCCGAACTCGAACCGCTGCGCGAATTCGTGCTGCCCGGCGGCAACCAGTTGGCGGCGACGTTGCATCTGGCACGCACGGTGGCCCGCCGCGCCGAACGTACCGTCGTCGCGCTGGCCACCGGCACCGAAATCACTGACGCCGCGATACGTTACCTGAACCGCCTGTCCGACCTGCTCTTCGTCATGGCCCGCGTCGCCAACAAACGCAGCGGCACGGCGGAACCAGCGGCGAATTTTAGTCAGAGAAAATAGTGGTCAGTGGTCAGTGATCAGTGGTCAGTTGAATAGCGACCACTGACCACTGACCACTGACCACTGACCACTGCCTATGAAAGCTTTCCTCATCTTCGGATTGATGGCGTTGATCCTCCCGCTCTCGTTCTTTTCGCCGTTTGCGGGGCTGATCTCGTACATCTGGATCGCGTACCTGCGCCCGCATCAATGGGCGTACATGCCCGATTCGCGCATCTCGCTGGCGGTGGCGGCGGTGACGCTGTTGGGGTATCTGATCTTTGAACTGCCGCGCCGTTTGCCGCGTTTGGTGCCGAATGTCTTGATGGTGTTGTTGTGGGCGCAATTCGGGTTGGCGACGCTGTTCGCCTATAACTACGAACTAGCACAACCGAAGTATGTCGAGTTCAGCAAAACGGTGTTGATTGCGTTATTGGCGACAGCGCTATGCGACAGCGAACGGCGCATCCGTCTGCTGTACGTGTGGACAGTCGTGGGCATCGGTTTGCTGGCGGTGCGCTCGTTCCTTGGTGTGTTGGCCAGCAGTGGCGAATACCGTTCGTATGGGCCGGGCGGGATGTTTGAGGACAACAACGACTATGCGTTGTTGTTGGTGATGATCACGCCGATGCTGTATTACGCGGCGCGCGAAGCGCAGGAATGGTGGTTGAAGTCAGGTTGCTATGGCTTGTCGCTGATGAGTTTCGTCGTCGTGTTCTTCACGCGTTCGCGCGGCGGCTTCCTGGGCGTTTGTACGGTGGCGGTAATGTTGGGCGTGCGTTCGAAATACAAAATCACCGGCTTGATCGCCGCGCCGCTGGCGATTGCCGCCGTGCTGGCGTTCGCGCCCGGCGTTGTCACCGAACGCATCGGCACGATTCAAACCGCGCGCGAAAGCGATTCTTCGGCACAGCAACGCTTACGCGCTTGGAACGTCTCAATGCAAATCATGCGCGATTATCCCTTCACGGGCATCGGTGCGCGCAACCTGGTTGAAGTTTTCGGACGTTATGGCGACCCGACGGATGCGCGCGTGGCGCACAATTCGTTTTTCCAACTTGGCGTAGACGCCGGGCTGCCCGCGTTGCTGTTGTTTCTGACATTGATTGGCTTTAGCTATTTTCGGCTGTGGCGCGCGCGCGGCGTGTTGCGCACGCACGCGCCTGATTCACCGTTGATTGGTTACACGCACGGGATGCAGGTGGCCTTGATCGGCTTTATGGTGTCGGGCTTTTTTGTGAGCCGTTACGATTTGGAATTGATTTACGAGATTGCGGCGCTGGCGACCGCGTTGCACATTTTGGCGCGCGGCTATGAACGCGAG
This window harbors:
- a CDS encoding glycosyltransferase; protein product: MTKISVLVCTRNRAQSLARTLQTLLALPQGADFNYDVLVVDNASRDETRAIVRELQRTHAHLQYLVEPKPGLSFARNTAVRNCPGDLLAFTDDDVLVTEDWLSDLHGEFSADPQLQLLCGRVLLARAELVPVAFMDVNERLVVRYPNIGEPVMGANMIIRRSLFEEIGLFDERLGAGRFFAGGEDTEFVYRALKAGHYMLYAPNVLVYHDHDRVTEAQAEHLEYSYGKSYAAYLFKHILRGDGYAARAFYWSSLGFLKRLERQPDEPEAKWRRRRAHVRGILVGLLTSPWVMGWRSGETRL
- a CDS encoding glycosyltransferase; translation: MAEKIKILHVLDSLNVGGMERVVINVANGLDPARFEQAVCCISRLGTAAHLLDAHVQRFDMGKGDERALLMPWQIAKLMRRERPDIIHTQSWAGMDGVIARTLARQGKLVHSEHGRNLPYIHHEPPKRKLARRCAYELADAVFVVSEEMRQYFCRETGFAPARMRVIHNGVDVAGIERADPVGVREELGLSPTDFVIGTVARFQETKDLPTLVRAFAQLRQRQAHVKLLLIGDGAERGRLEQLALELSVAADVIITGIRHDVPRLLRALDAFALSSLSEGLPISVLEALAAALPVVTTRVGMLPEMLREGENGFLVAPGDVAVLAERLERLVINHDLARRLGAVGKQTVERDYSLAAMLRRYEELYLSLVGAVPRA
- a CDS encoding putative O-glycosylation ligase, exosortase A system-associated, which encodes MKAFLIFGLMALILPLSFFSPFAGLISYIWIAYLRPHQWAYMPDSRISLAVAAVTLLGYLIFELPRRLPRLVPNVLMVLLWAQFGLATLFAYNYELAQPKYVEFSKTVLIALLATALCDSERRIRLLYVWTVVGIGLLAVRSFLGVLASSGEYRSYGPGGMFEDNNDYALLLVMITPMLYYAAREAQEWWLKSGCYGLSLMSFVVVFFTRSRGGFLGVCTVAVMLGVRSKYKITGLIAAPLAIAAVLAFAPGVVTERIGTIQTARESDSSAQQRLRAWNVSMQIMRDYPFTGIGARNLVEVFGRYGDPTDARVAHNSFFQLGVDAGLPALLLFLTLIGFSYFRLWRARGVLRTHAPDSPLIGYTHGMQVALIGFMVSGFFVSRYDLELIYEIAALATALHILARGYEREADVKQLVANRQSPVVGNQVPVVG
- a CDS encoding glycosyltransferase family 2 protein; amino-acid sequence: MTISVIIPAYNVASYIGETLDSLLAQTYTDYEVVVINDGSTDDTEAAIAPYRERFGERMFYQRQANNGLAKARNAGLRAARGRYIALLDADDLWVPEFLEKMLALLESDPALDLVFPNAWFWGSPNFSGREFQAVFPASEPVTFEKVLRRECYVFGLVLFKRELLETVGYYDEALGASEDFDLWLRMLRQGCRFGFTREPLVQYRWRAESLSNNSDKLLNNLSKVYHKWLRDPAITTEQRALIEAQLRDADAMLNWSLYRAKLQSGDYQLAAQHLALANAHYRKLKLSLVQLGLRVVPGLVAKLAAR
- a CDS encoding glycosyltransferase; translation: MLIDVIIPTFNRAALLERAVRSVLDARCDGGFEAVVTVVDNNSTDDTAQVVARLTAETPTSAQSRVRYLHEKRQGKSHAVNAALVATHGDIVALADDDQWMDAEWLNVIQRALGEGFDFVTGPVEGDWQAAPPPWYDDRLRGVLSLNSWGDRRIVYRDDENQRARSISGGNVALRRSVLGRVGLCYHPELGKTADTFAMGEDSELFLRLRRAGARGLYEPQMKVSHLVPRERLTKKYFRAWHRGYGASVALLDQLHPQPVSYFCGVPRFMLRQTVEALPKMLAARWRGDLPGSFAQELHFWFMLGFLQGRRAPKPDLRPQTSDLRPFSG
- a CDS encoding class I SAM-dependent methyltransferase, with amino-acid sequence MVTELALGMVTGAGLAQRWQAALLLEGETDLIESSVRELTEYFGISRVDALEACVTALRESKREWEADPRETPADIEAFYRTTRSYLFEHLWWHATDPEECAVNVALLDYARGIGAYEYLDFGSGVGANAILFARHGLKVTLADISPTMLAFARWRLQRRGLHAEFIDLNHQALPRQQFAFATAVDVLEHLCDPAAEMEQISQALVGGGVFAFNFRAGHDPERPMHILPTGAPIFQALRGCGLRALTLRGDLGAELQHREFHCAKRIPQSRVRSWGYQALDLVYQSDRMQQWLRWAS
- a CDS encoding cob(I)yrinic acid a,c-diamide adenosyltransferase, with protein sequence MRITRVYTKSGDQGDTSLVDGSRVSKADLRVASYGDVDELNSVLGLARVGLTDAQLDAVLGRIQNELFVLGADLASPAHIAVPRVNEALVVALEHDIDLLNAELEPLREFVLPGGNQLAATLHLARTVARRAERTVVALATGTEITDAAIRYLNRLSDLLFVMARVANKRSGTAEPAANFSQRK